A window from Microbacterium ginsengiterrae encodes these proteins:
- a CDS encoding thymidine phosphorylase, with amino-acid sequence MSAVEPYDAIDVIRAKRDGKAVPEPALRWMVDAYTRGYVSDAQMASFAMAVFQRGMERDEIRVLTDAMIASGERMSFADLGKRTVDKHSTGGVGDKITLPLAPLVASFGVAVPQLSGRGLGHTGGTLDKLESIPGWRAALSNEEMFAQMRGDVGAVICAAGSGLAPADKKLYALRDVTGTVEAIPLIASSIMSKKIAEGTDALVLDVKFGSGAFMQDIDRARELAQTMVALGTDSGVATTALLTDMNVPLGRAIGNANEVRESVEILAGGGPADVRELTVALAREMLALAGHPDADVEKALDDGRAMDVWNAMIRAQDGDPEAALPVAKETHVVTADADGIVTRMEALPFGVAAWRLGAGRARAEDRVVHAAGIDLHAKPGDRVRAGQPLFTLSAEDEARFPRALEALEGAWALGDSAPVIGSLVRERITA; translated from the coding sequence ATGAGCGCTGTGGAACCGTACGATGCGATCGACGTGATCCGCGCGAAGCGCGACGGGAAGGCAGTACCGGAACCCGCACTGCGGTGGATGGTCGACGCCTACACGCGCGGCTACGTCTCGGACGCGCAGATGGCGTCCTTCGCCATGGCGGTCTTCCAGCGCGGCATGGAGCGCGACGAGATCCGCGTCCTCACCGATGCGATGATCGCGTCGGGGGAGCGGATGAGCTTCGCAGACCTCGGCAAGCGCACGGTGGACAAGCATTCCACCGGAGGGGTCGGTGACAAGATCACCCTGCCTCTCGCCCCGCTGGTCGCGTCATTCGGTGTCGCGGTGCCGCAGCTGAGCGGCCGTGGTCTCGGGCACACCGGAGGGACGCTCGACAAGCTCGAATCGATCCCCGGCTGGCGCGCCGCCCTGTCGAACGAGGAGATGTTCGCGCAGATGCGCGGCGACGTGGGCGCGGTCATCTGCGCCGCGGGCTCCGGTCTCGCTCCTGCGGACAAGAAGCTGTACGCCCTGCGCGACGTCACCGGCACCGTCGAGGCCATCCCGCTGATCGCCTCGAGCATCATGTCCAAGAAGATCGCCGAGGGGACCGATGCCCTCGTCCTCGACGTGAAGTTCGGTTCCGGCGCGTTCATGCAGGACATCGACAGGGCCAGGGAGCTGGCTCAGACGATGGTCGCACTCGGCACCGACTCCGGCGTGGCGACGACCGCCCTGCTGACGGACATGAACGTCCCGCTCGGCCGCGCGATCGGAAACGCCAACGAGGTGCGCGAGTCCGTGGAGATCCTCGCCGGTGGTGGCCCCGCCGACGTCCGGGAGCTCACGGTCGCCCTCGCACGGGAGATGCTCGCCCTCGCCGGCCACCCCGATGCGGACGTGGAGAAGGCCCTCGATGACGGACGCGCCATGGACGTCTGGAACGCGATGATCCGGGCGCAGGACGGCGACCCGGAGGCAGCTCTCCCCGTCGCCAAGGAGACGCACGTCGTCACCGCCGACGCGGACGGCATCGTGACCCGCATGGAGGCACTTCCCTTCGGCGTCGCGGCGTGGCGCCTGGGCGCAGGACGAGCCCGCGCCGAGGATCGGGTCGTGCATGCGGCCGGTATCGACCTGCACGCCAAGCCAGGAGACCGCGTGCGTGCGGGGCAGCCCCTGTTCACGCTCTCCGCCGAGGACGAGGCGCGCTTCCCGCGTGCGCTGGAGGCGCTCGAGGGCGCCTGGGCGCTGGGCGACTCGGCACCCGTCATCGGGTCCCTCGTCCGCGAGCGCATCACCGCGTAG
- the sdhC gene encoding succinate dehydrogenase, cytochrome b556 subunit produces MSAGSRLAPSISETTSKSPRGTLYRGREGMWSWVLHRITGVAIFFFLLVHVLDTALIRVSPEAYNAVIGTYKNEIMALGEVVLVAAIVFHAINGLRIIAVDFWSKGARYQRQLFWGVIAVWIVLMAGFAPRHLMLAFAGFGGGH; encoded by the coding sequence GTGTCCGCAGGCTCTCGCTTGGCACCGTCGATTTCGGAAACCACATCCAAGTCCCCGCGCGGCACGCTGTATCGCGGTCGCGAGGGAATGTGGTCGTGGGTGCTTCATCGCATCACCGGAGTCGCCATCTTCTTCTTCCTCTTGGTGCATGTGCTCGACACGGCGCTGATCCGGGTGTCCCCCGAGGCGTACAACGCCGTGATCGGCACGTACAAGAACGAGATCATGGCCTTGGGCGAAGTCGTCCTCGTCGCCGCGATCGTGTTCCACGCGATCAACGGTCTGCGCATCATCGCCGTCGACTTCTGGTCGAAGGGCGCGCGCTACCAGCGCCAGCTGTTCTGGGGCGTCATCGCCGTCTGGATCGTGCTGATGGCAGGATTCGCACCGCGCCACCTCATGCTCGCGTTCGCCGGATTCGGAGGGGGCCACTGA
- a CDS encoding mannose-1-phosphate guanylyltransferase, producing the protein MTSPFDDFYAVIPAGGIGSRLWPLSRADAPKFLHDLTGSGNSLLRDTWDRLEPLTGPDRIAVVTGRAHRAAVEAQLPGIPDKNVFLESEPRDSAAAIGLAAAILHRRDPDVIIGSFAADHVIRGTRTFEFAVEQAVAVARAGYICTIGIQPSEPSVGFGYIQKGGELIVDRAPEAATVERFVEKPDLETAKEYYADRSFLWNAGMFISKASVLLDEIAANEPALHAGLMELAEAWDDRERRGPVVDRVWPGIKKIAIDYAVAEPAADKGRLAVIPGHFDWDDVGDFASLTKLIAGGRKNDLAVLGPRARVLSDAATGILVSQTSRVISLVGVQDIVVVDTPDALLVTTTEHAQRVKGVVESLKLTGRGDVL; encoded by the coding sequence ATGACCTCGCCGTTCGATGACTTCTACGCCGTGATCCCCGCCGGCGGCATCGGCAGCCGGCTCTGGCCGCTGTCGCGTGCGGATGCGCCCAAGTTCCTGCACGACCTGACGGGATCTGGTAATTCACTGCTGCGGGACACCTGGGATCGGTTGGAGCCGCTCACCGGCCCTGACCGCATCGCCGTGGTCACCGGTCGCGCGCACCGCGCGGCGGTCGAGGCGCAGCTGCCGGGCATCCCCGACAAGAACGTCTTCCTCGAGTCCGAGCCGCGCGACTCCGCCGCCGCCATCGGTCTCGCCGCCGCCATCCTGCACCGCCGCGACCCTGACGTCATCATCGGGTCGTTCGCCGCCGATCACGTCATCCGAGGGACGCGTACGTTCGAGTTCGCCGTCGAGCAGGCCGTCGCCGTCGCGCGCGCCGGGTACATCTGCACGATCGGCATCCAGCCGTCGGAGCCGTCGGTCGGATTCGGCTACATCCAGAAGGGTGGCGAGTTGATCGTCGATCGCGCGCCGGAGGCCGCGACCGTCGAGCGCTTCGTCGAGAAGCCCGACCTCGAGACGGCGAAGGAGTACTACGCCGACCGGTCCTTCCTCTGGAACGCGGGCATGTTCATCTCCAAGGCGAGCGTGCTGCTGGACGAGATCGCCGCGAACGAACCGGCCCTGCACGCCGGGCTCATGGAGCTCGCCGAGGCGTGGGACGACCGCGAACGGCGCGGTCCCGTCGTCGACCGCGTGTGGCCGGGGATCAAGAAGATCGCCATCGACTACGCGGTCGCCGAGCCCGCAGCGGACAAGGGGCGACTCGCGGTGATCCCCGGACACTTCGACTGGGACGACGTCGGTGACTTCGCCTCGCTCACCAAGCTCATCGCCGGCGGCCGCAAGAACGACCTCGCGGTGCTCGGCCCACGGGCGCGCGTGCTGTCGGATGCCGCCACCGGGATCCTCGTCAGTCAGACCTCGAGGGTGATCAGCCTCGTCGGTGTGCAGGACATCGTCGTCGTCGACACCCCCGACGCGCTGCTCGTCACCACGACCGAGCACGCCCAGCGGGTCAAGGGCGTGGTGGAATCGCTGAAACTCACCGGCCGAGGAGACGTTCTCTAG
- a CDS encoding cytidine deaminase — MTDIDWDELRHVATEAMQKAYAPYSRYKVGAAALVSDGRIVSGCNVENASYGVGLCAECALVGDLHMSGGGQLVAFVCVNNDGQTIMPCGRCRQLLFEHSMPEMLLETVSGIRTIDEVLPDAFGPRDLEDAR, encoded by the coding sequence ATGACAGACATCGACTGGGACGAGCTTCGTCACGTCGCCACCGAGGCCATGCAGAAGGCCTACGCCCCGTATTCCCGCTACAAGGTGGGGGCCGCTGCCCTCGTCTCGGACGGGCGCATCGTCTCCGGATGCAATGTGGAGAACGCCTCGTACGGGGTCGGGCTGTGCGCCGAGTGCGCACTGGTCGGCGACCTGCACATGTCCGGCGGCGGACAGCTCGTCGCCTTCGTGTGCGTGAACAACGACGGACAGACCATCATGCCGTGCGGCCGGTGCCGTCAGCTGCTGTTCGAGCACTCCATGCCCGAGATGCTGCTGGAGACCGTCTCCGGCATCCGCACGATCGATGAGGTGCTGCCCGACGCGTTCGGGCCGCGCGACCTGGAGGATGCCCGATGA
- a CDS encoding ABC transporter ATP-binding protein encodes MKLELRGITKRFGALTANDHIDLTIAPGEIHCLLGENGAGKSTLMNVLYGLYQADEGEILLDDVEQHFAGPGDAMAAGIGMVHQHFMLIPVFTVAENVMLGHEKTRFGGRLDLAAARAMVREISDRFGFQVDPDAIVEDLPVGVQQRVEIIKALSRDAKVLVFDEPTAVLTPQETDELMATMRQLKAGGTSIVFITHKLREVREVADRITVIRLGKVVGEASPTAGNEELASLMVGRAVELTVRKDAPKLGDEMLVVENLTVTGPSGTVLVDDVSFSVRGGEVLAIAGVQGNGQTELTEAIVGLQPHVDGSIRLNGQELIGRSVRDILDDGVGFVPEDRSVDGIVKEFSISENLMLDRSIGAPFVKAGTLQMRALEDFATEKIAEFDIRTQGPSQAAGRLSGGNQQKVVLARELSRDLSLFVAAQPTRGVDVGSIEFIHKRIIETRDSGIPVVVISTELDEAAALADRIMVMYRGKVVGIVPGDTSREQLGLMMAGMIETGATVAPDTQETSA; translated from the coding sequence ATGAAGCTTGAACTGCGCGGCATTACGAAGAGGTTCGGCGCGCTGACGGCCAACGACCACATCGATCTCACGATCGCACCGGGGGAGATCCACTGTCTCCTCGGTGAGAACGGCGCAGGCAAGTCCACCCTGATGAACGTGCTGTACGGCCTCTATCAGGCCGACGAGGGCGAGATCCTCCTGGACGATGTGGAACAGCACTTCGCCGGGCCCGGCGACGCGATGGCGGCCGGCATCGGCATGGTGCACCAGCACTTCATGCTCATCCCCGTCTTCACCGTGGCGGAGAACGTGATGCTCGGGCATGAGAAGACGCGTTTCGGCGGTCGTCTCGATCTCGCAGCCGCTCGCGCGATGGTGCGCGAGATCTCCGACCGCTTCGGCTTCCAGGTCGACCCGGACGCGATCGTCGAAGACCTGCCCGTCGGGGTGCAACAGCGCGTCGAGATCATCAAGGCGCTCTCGCGCGATGCGAAGGTCCTCGTCTTCGACGAGCCGACCGCCGTGTTGACGCCGCAGGAGACCGACGAGCTGATGGCGACGATGCGTCAGCTCAAGGCCGGCGGCACATCCATCGTCTTCATCACCCACAAGCTCCGTGAGGTCCGCGAGGTCGCCGACCGCATCACCGTGATCCGTCTGGGCAAGGTCGTCGGCGAGGCATCGCCCACCGCCGGGAATGAGGAGCTCGCCTCTCTCATGGTCGGGCGTGCGGTGGAGCTCACGGTGCGCAAGGACGCGCCGAAGCTGGGCGACGAGATGCTCGTCGTCGAGAACCTCACCGTCACCGGCCCGTCCGGCACCGTGCTCGTCGACGACGTCTCCTTCTCGGTGCGCGGCGGAGAGGTGCTCGCGATCGCGGGTGTGCAGGGGAACGGACAGACCGAGCTCACCGAGGCGATCGTCGGCCTGCAGCCCCACGTCGACGGCAGCATCCGGCTGAACGGGCAGGAGCTGATCGGTCGATCGGTGCGCGACATCCTCGATGACGGTGTCGGATTCGTGCCGGAGGACCGCAGCGTCGACGGCATCGTCAAGGAGTTCTCGATCTCGGAGAACCTCATGCTCGACCGGTCGATCGGCGCCCCGTTCGTGAAGGCCGGCACTCTCCAGATGCGCGCCCTCGAGGACTTCGCCACTGAGAAGATCGCCGAGTTCGACATCCGCACACAGGGCCCGTCGCAAGCCGCCGGCCGGTTGTCCGGCGGCAACCAGCAGAAGGTCGTCCTGGCGCGTGAGCTCAGCCGCGACCTGTCGCTCTTCGTCGCCGCGCAGCCCACGCGCGGTGTCGACGTGGGATCCATCGAGTTCATCCACAAGCGGATCATCGAGACGCGCGACTCCGGCATCCCCGTCGTCGTCATCTCGACCGAGCTCGATGAGGCGGCCGCCCTCGCCGACCGAATCATGGTGATGTACCGGGGCAAGGTGGTCGGGATCGTTCCGGGGGACACCTCCCGCGAGCAGCTCGGCCTCATGATGGCCGGAATGATCGAGACCGGTGCGACGGTCGCCCCCGACACGCAGGAGACCAGCGCATGA
- a CDS encoding BMP family lipoprotein gives MTISTRKRALAALVATGVAVALAGCGAAPEENGADAGGETIDFLPCIVSDAGGFDDKSFNQLSYEGVVEAADELGVDYKNVESNSETDFAPNIESLVSQGCNAIVAVGFALSAATVEAANANADVDFILVDDAADNDFDGTKDADNVKPLLYDTAQAAFLAGYLSAGYSESGKVGTFGGMEFPTVTIFMDGFKQGVEYYNEENDASVEVFGMTSFTGGFEAGPEAKSTAENIINQGVDVLLPVGGPIYQSALQAIKESGRDIALIGTDADLFVTDPSTEDYVLTSILKDMKLSTYEATMSSADGEFDAEAYIGTLENEGVGIAELHNFQDKVDADLWAAVQELQQQIIDGEVTVTSYLN, from the coding sequence GTGACCATTTCCACCCGAAAGCGCGCTCTCGCCGCGCTCGTGGCGACGGGCGTCGCCGTCGCACTCGCAGGCTGTGGGGCCGCTCCTGAGGAGAACGGCGCAGACGCGGGCGGCGAGACGATCGATTTCCTTCCCTGCATCGTCTCCGATGCCGGCGGGTTCGACGACAAGTCGTTCAACCAGCTGTCCTACGAGGGTGTCGTCGAGGCCGCTGACGAGCTCGGCGTCGACTACAAGAACGTCGAGTCCAACAGCGAGACCGACTTCGCCCCGAACATCGAGAGCCTCGTCTCGCAGGGCTGCAACGCGATCGTCGCGGTCGGTTTCGCACTCTCCGCCGCCACGGTCGAGGCGGCCAACGCCAACGCCGACGTCGACTTCATCCTCGTCGACGACGCTGCGGACAACGACTTCGACGGCACCAAGGACGCCGACAACGTCAAGCCGCTGCTGTACGACACCGCCCAGGCCGCGTTCCTCGCGGGCTACCTGTCGGCCGGTTACTCCGAGTCCGGCAAGGTCGGCACCTTCGGCGGCATGGAGTTCCCCACCGTCACGATCTTCATGGACGGCTTCAAGCAGGGCGTCGAGTACTACAACGAGGAGAACGACGCGTCCGTCGAGGTCTTCGGAATGACGTCCTTCACCGGTGGCTTCGAGGCCGGGCCCGAGGCCAAGTCGACCGCAGAGAACATCATCAACCAGGGCGTCGACGTGCTGCTGCCCGTCGGTGGCCCGATCTACCAGTCGGCACTCCAGGCCATCAAGGAGTCCGGCCGCGACATCGCGCTCATCGGTACTGACGCCGACCTGTTCGTCACGGACCCGAGCACCGAGGACTACGTGCTGACGTCGATCCTCAAGGACATGAAGCTGTCGACCTACGAGGCGACCATGAGCAGCGCCGACGGCGAGTTCGACGCCGAGGCGTACATCGGCACCCTGGAGAACGAGGGCGTCGGCATCGCCGAGCTGCACAACTTCCAGGACAAGGTCGACGCCGATCTGTGGGCGGCCGTGCAGGAGCTGCAGCAGCAGATCATCGACGGTGAGGTCACCGTCACCTCGTACCTCAACTGA
- a CDS encoding ABC transporter permease encodes MTGPELKPIPVAPADFGTDPRDQDPSRWHGAFRRIVTGNGLISLLSVVLALIAGSIMIAFTNPEVQEASGYFFRRPQDTIAAVWDSISGAYVALFQGAIYNFRADSFAVGIRPLTETLKFATPLIAAGLGVGLAFRAGLFNIGGQGQMLMAAAAAGWVGTSMNLPWPLHMLVAIVAGVVAGGLWAGIAGLLKARTGAHEVIVTIMLNNIAFYLLAWMLATQGILQAPGSNNPKTAPMAESALLPGILGPQYKLHAGFILALIAVGFTWWLLERSSLGFRFRAVGENPSAAKVAGISVGKMYFLVMLIAGGLVGIAGVSQVLGTVTSGFGGDIDAGIGFDAITVALLGRSTPLGILAAGILFGAFKAGGFAMQASENVPIEIVLVVQSLIVLFIAAPPLVRAIFRLPQPGARRKPNKPATPKKNAAQPAEEVSA; translated from the coding sequence ATGACCGGCCCAGAACTGAAGCCCATCCCGGTCGCGCCGGCCGACTTCGGCACGGACCCCCGCGACCAGGATCCCTCGCGCTGGCACGGCGCCTTCCGTCGCATCGTCACAGGCAACGGTCTGATCTCTTTGCTGTCCGTGGTCCTCGCGCTCATCGCGGGATCGATCATGATCGCCTTCACCAACCCCGAGGTCCAGGAGGCGTCCGGATACTTCTTCCGTCGTCCGCAGGACACCATCGCGGCGGTGTGGGACTCGATCTCCGGTGCATACGTCGCGCTCTTCCAGGGTGCGATCTACAACTTCCGCGCCGACTCCTTCGCCGTCGGCATCCGTCCGCTCACCGAGACGCTGAAGTTCGCCACGCCGCTCATCGCTGCGGGCCTCGGCGTCGGCCTCGCCTTCCGCGCCGGCCTGTTCAACATCGGTGGTCAGGGCCAGATGCTCATGGCCGCTGCCGCTGCGGGCTGGGTGGGGACGAGCATGAACCTCCCATGGCCCCTCCACATGCTGGTCGCGATCGTCGCCGGTGTCGTCGCGGGTGGCCTGTGGGCCGGGATCGCCGGCCTGCTCAAGGCGCGCACCGGAGCGCACGAGGTGATCGTCACGATCATGCTCAACAACATCGCCTTCTATCTGCTGGCATGGATGCTTGCGACCCAGGGCATCCTGCAGGCGCCGGGTTCGAACAACCCCAAGACCGCGCCGATGGCCGAGTCGGCCCTCCTGCCCGGCATCCTCGGACCGCAGTACAAACTTCACGCCGGCTTCATCCTCGCCCTCATCGCCGTCGGATTCACCTGGTGGCTGCTCGAGCGGTCCAGCCTCGGCTTCCGATTCCGCGCGGTGGGGGAGAACCCCAGCGCCGCCAAGGTCGCGGGGATCAGCGTGGGCAAGATGTACTTCCTCGTCATGCTCATCGCCGGCGGTCTCGTCGGCATCGCCGGTGTCAGCCAGGTGCTCGGCACGGTCACCAGCGGCTTCGGTGGAGACATCGACGCGGGCATCGGCTTCGACGCCATCACCGTCGCACTGCTGGGACGGTCCACGCCGCTCGGCATCCTCGCCGCCGGCATCCTCTTCGGAGCATTCAAGGCCGGTGGATTCGCCATGCAGGCCTCCGAGAACGTCCCGATCGAGATCGTGCTCGTCGTCCAGTCGCTCATCGTGCTGTTCATCGCCGCACCGCCGCTCGTGCGGGCGATCTTCCGACTGCCGCAGCCCGGCGCACGCCGGAAACCGAACAAACCGGCCACGCCGAAGAAGAATGCGGCCCAGCCCGCCGAGGAGGTGTCCGCATGA
- a CDS encoding succinate dehydrogenase hydrophobic membrane anchor subunit, whose amino-acid sequence MSAQTVAAPARRRRGVNLEKWGWVFMRASGVVLVVLIFGHLFINLMVGEGIHALDFAFIAGKFATPFWQWWDVLMLWLALIHGSNGMRTIVNDYVTTPGVRKTLVWAIGLAAGLLIVLGTLVVFTFDPCLGVTQDSVLWEQCVSLGVVGN is encoded by the coding sequence ATGTCCGCACAGACCGTCGCCGCACCGGCGCGCCGCCGTCGGGGTGTCAACCTCGAGAAGTGGGGCTGGGTGTTCATGCGCGCCTCGGGCGTCGTGCTCGTCGTGCTCATCTTCGGCCACCTGTTCATCAACCTGATGGTGGGTGAGGGCATCCACGCGCTGGACTTCGCCTTCATCGCCGGCAAGTTCGCCACGCCGTTCTGGCAGTGGTGGGACGTGCTGATGCTGTGGCTCGCGCTGATCCACGGCAGCAACGGCATGCGCACCATCGTCAACGACTACGTGACCACCCCCGGTGTCCGTAAGACGCTCGTGTGGGCGATCGGCCTCGCAGCCGGCCTGCTCATCGTCCTCGGCACCCTGGTCGTGTTCACCTTCGACCCCTGCCTCGGCGTGACCCAGGACAGCGTCCTGTGGGAACAGTGCGTCTCGCTGGGCGTCGTCGGCAACTGA
- a CDS encoding ABC transporter permease, translating into MSVMTETVVSDEQRHVTVTSWKTPVIFGVFTVLFALLPLLAPREGDSTFRLVRSADAVIQLPELVLPANATAWVAVVLLAGITVLAAIWTRAARRLPLWLTVVYVIVLLVGFLAWASAGGTLPMIGLLGGALALATPLIFGALGGVIGERVGVVNIAIEAQLLAGAFMAAVVGSATGSPWAGLIAAMVAGVLVSLVLAVFAITYYVNQVIVGVVLNVLVAGLTTFLYRQVLNADPGTLNSPPLFPVIPIPVLSEIPVLGPVVFRQTIIVYLMYITVFLVWFGLYRTRWGLRLRAVGEHPQAADTVGIKVARTRYWNLMLAGAIAGMGGAFYTLVTNPQFGREMTAGAGYIALAAVIFGKWDPVRATLAALLFGFATNLQGVLSVIGSPVPSQFMLMLPYVVTIFAVAGLVGRSRPPAASGEPYIKS; encoded by the coding sequence ATGAGTGTCATGACTGAAACGGTCGTCAGCGACGAGCAGCGTCACGTCACCGTCACCTCGTGGAAGACGCCGGTCATCTTCGGCGTGTTCACGGTGCTGTTCGCCCTGTTGCCGCTGCTCGCGCCCCGTGAGGGAGACAGCACCTTCCGGCTCGTCCGTTCGGCGGATGCCGTCATCCAGCTGCCGGAGCTCGTCCTGCCCGCCAACGCCACCGCGTGGGTGGCCGTCGTGCTCCTCGCGGGCATCACGGTCCTTGCCGCGATCTGGACGCGCGCCGCTCGGCGTCTTCCGCTGTGGCTGACCGTCGTGTACGTGATCGTCCTCCTCGTCGGCTTCCTCGCCTGGGCGTCGGCCGGTGGGACTCTGCCGATGATCGGTCTGCTCGGCGGCGCCCTCGCCCTCGCCACCCCGCTGATCTTCGGCGCCCTCGGTGGCGTGATCGGCGAGCGGGTCGGTGTGGTCAACATCGCGATCGAAGCGCAGCTGCTCGCCGGGGCCTTCATGGCCGCGGTCGTCGGCTCGGCCACCGGGAGCCCATGGGCCGGTCTCATCGCGGCCATGGTCGCCGGCGTGCTCGTCTCGCTCGTGCTGGCGGTCTTCGCGATCACGTACTACGTCAACCAGGTGATCGTCGGTGTCGTGCTCAACGTGCTCGTCGCGGGTCTCACGACGTTCCTGTACCGTCAGGTGCTCAACGCCGACCCCGGCACGCTCAACTCGCCGCCGCTGTTCCCCGTCATCCCGATCCCCGTGCTCAGCGAGATCCCCGTGCTGGGGCCAGTGGTGTTCCGCCAGACGATCATCGTGTACCTGATGTACATCACGGTCTTCCTCGTGTGGTTCGGGCTGTACCGCACGCGCTGGGGTCTGCGCCTGCGCGCCGTCGGCGAGCACCCGCAGGCGGCGGACACCGTCGGTATCAAGGTCGCCAGGACGCGTTATTGGAACCTCATGCTGGCCGGTGCGATCGCCGGCATGGGCGGCGCGTTCTACACGCTCGTCACCAACCCGCAGTTCGGCCGCGAGATGACCGCCGGCGCCGGATATATCGCCCTGGCGGCGGTGATCTTCGGAAAGTGGGACCCCGTGCGCGCGACGCTGGCCGCTCTCCTGTTCGGGTTCGCCACGAACCTGCAGGGTGTGCTGTCGGTGATCGGATCCCCGGTGCCCAGCCAGTTCATGCTGATGCTGCCGTACGTCGTCACGATCTTCGCCGTGGCAGGACTGGTGGGACGCTCGCGTCCGCCGGCAGCATCCGGCGAACCGTATATCAAGAGCTAG
- a CDS encoding adenosine deaminase, with protein MSIASDGDVAIQGASLRSLPKVSLHDHLDGAVRPSTVAELAAEIGLELPAASGRKLGEWFGAQADSGSLVKYLKTFDLTVGVMQSAENLTRIAREFVEDLADDGVIYGEVRWAPEQHLRSGLSLDEAVDAVQQGIEEGEDAVDRDGGSIRVGQILSAMRQNDRAVEIAELAIDHREDGVVGFDIAGPEDGYPASAHREAFDLLAANFMPVTVHAGEAAGLASIRSALLDGRALRLGHGVRLVSDLEVMGRDGEEVQVRFGDLARWVRDREIPLELSPSSNVHTGAIEAWGTELADHPFDLLYQLGFAVTVNVDNRTMSRTSLTRELALLVDAFGYGLDDLETFQFNAAAAAFLPVEEREELVEMIAEGFQRP; from the coding sequence ATGTCGATCGCATCCGACGGAGACGTCGCGATCCAGGGCGCCTCGCTGCGCTCGTTGCCCAAGGTCTCGCTGCACGACCATCTCGACGGCGCTGTGCGTCCGTCGACGGTGGCCGAGCTCGCCGCGGAGATCGGCCTCGAACTTCCCGCCGCATCAGGGCGGAAGCTCGGGGAGTGGTTCGGTGCGCAGGCCGACTCCGGCTCGCTGGTGAAGTACCTGAAGACCTTCGACCTCACCGTGGGGGTCATGCAGTCCGCGGAGAACCTCACCCGCATCGCCAGGGAGTTCGTCGAGGACCTCGCCGACGACGGCGTGATCTACGGCGAGGTGCGGTGGGCGCCCGAGCAGCACCTACGGTCGGGGCTGAGCCTCGACGAGGCCGTCGACGCGGTGCAGCAGGGGATCGAAGAGGGCGAGGATGCGGTCGACCGTGACGGTGGCAGCATCCGGGTCGGACAGATCCTCAGTGCCATGCGTCAGAACGACCGCGCTGTCGAGATCGCGGAGCTGGCGATCGACCACCGCGAGGACGGCGTGGTCGGCTTCGACATCGCCGGCCCCGAGGACGGCTACCCGGCCTCCGCGCACCGTGAGGCGTTCGACCTGCTGGCGGCGAACTTCATGCCCGTCACCGTGCATGCCGGCGAAGCGGCAGGACTGGCCTCGATCCGCAGCGCACTGCTCGACGGGCGCGCGCTGCGCCTCGGTCACGGTGTGCGCCTCGTCTCGGACCTCGAGGTCATGGGGCGAGACGGCGAAGAGGTGCAGGTGCGGTTCGGAGACCTCGCCCGCTGGGTGCGCGACCGGGAGATCCCGCTCGAGCTCTCGCCGTCCTCCAACGTGCACACCGGCGCCATCGAGGCGTGGGGGACCGAGCTCGCCGATCACCCGTTCGATCTGCTGTACCAGTTGGGCTTCGCGGTCACCGTTAACGTCGACAACCGTACGATGAGCCGCACATCGCTCACACGCGAGCTCGCCCTCCTCGTCGACGCGTTCGGTTACGGTCTCGACGACCTGGAGACGTTCCAGTTCAATGCGGCCGCAGCGGCATTCCTGCCCGTCGAGGAGCGCGAGGAGCTCGTCGAGATGATCGCCGAAGGGTTCCAGCGGCCGTGA